In Mercurialis annua linkage group LG6, ddMerAnnu1.2, whole genome shotgun sequence, the following are encoded in one genomic region:
- the LOC126686664 gene encoding putative phospholipid-transporting ATPase 9 — translation MGGGRRKKHHFSRIHAFTCGKASFKEDHSLIGGPGFSRVVHCNEPECFESSLRNYGSNYISTTKYTLATFFPKSLFEQFRRVANFYFLVCAILSFTPLSPYTAVSNVVPLVVVIGATMGKELVEDFKRKRQDIEVNNRKVKVHCGDGHFESTKWLDLRVGDIVKVEKDEFFPADLILLSSSYVEGTCYVETMNLDGETNLKIKQALDSTLNLQEDSSFQDFKSLIRCEDPNANLYSFIGSLEVEEQQYALSPQQLLLRDSKLRNTYFIYGVVIFTGYDTKVMQNSTPPPSKRSKIEKRTDKVIYLLFIMLVLMSFIGSIFFGIATSKDIENGKTKRWYLRPDDTTVYYDPKKAPEAAILHFLTALMLYSYLIPISLYVSIEVVKVLQSIFINQDLHMYYEEGDKPARARTSNLNEELGQVDTILSDKTGTLTCNSMEFIKCSVAGISYGRGVTEVEKAMATRKGSPLLYDDEIETETKVSVKGYNFVDERISDGHWVNEANASVIQKFLRLLAACHTAIPEIDEETGKMSYEAESPDEAAFVVAARELGFEFYERTQTGITLHELDLATNSKVVRYYQLLNIIEFTSSRKRMSVIVRSEEGKLLLFCKGADSVMFERLAKHGREFEEKTKEHINGYADAGLRTLVLAYRELDEEEYNKFNQKFTEAKNLISADREEVIEEVAAGIERDFNLLGATAVEDKLQQGVPECIDKLAQAGIKIWVLTGDKMETAINIGFACSLLRPGMKQITISSETSEIKNLQKMEDKDAAAKAFKESVLRQINEGKAILSSSSENLEALALIIDGNSLVYALESDIQNEFLELATGCASVICCRSSPKQKALVTRLVKTRAGSTTLAIGDGANDVGMLQEADIGVGISGVEGMQAIMSSDFAIAQFRYLERLLLVHGHWCYRRISSMICYFFYKNIAFGFTLFFYEAYASFSGQAVYNDWYLSLYNVFFTSLPVIALGVFDQDVSARYCLKFPLLYQEGVQNVLFHWQRIFGWAFNGILSATIIFFFCISAMENQAFYKGGKVADIEILGATMYTCVVCVVNCQMALSINYFTYIQHLFIWGGILFWYLFLMAYGATDPSISTTAYKIFIEACAPAPSYWLITFFVLISTLLPYFAYSAIQMRFFPIYHQMILWLRNDGHTEDPEYCNVIRQRSLRHTTVGYTARFSKRERL, via the exons ATGGGTGGGGGTAGAAGAAAGAAGCATCATTTTAGCAGAATCCATGCCTTTACATGTGGGAAGGCTTCTTTCAAAGAAGATCATTCTCTTATCGGAGGACCCGGGTTCTCACGGGTAGTGCATTGCAATGAGCCTGAGTGTTTTGAGTCTAGTTTGCGCAATTATGGAAGCAATTACATTAGTACTACTAAGTATACTCTTGCAACGTTCTTCCCTAAATCGCTGTTCGAGCAATTTAGGCGTGTGGCAAACTTTTATTTCCTTGTCTGTGCCATACTGTCTTTCACGCCGCTGTCTCCCTACACTGCAGTCAGTAATGTGGTTCCTCTTGTTGTTGTTATTGGGGCTACAATGGGAAAAGAGTTGGTTGAAGATTTTAAGCGAAAAAGGCAG GATATTGAAGTCAATAACCGGAAGGTTAAAGTGCATTGTGGGGATGGTCATTTTGAATCTACAAAATGGTTGGATTTGAGAGTTGGGGACATAGTAAAAGTGGAAAAGGATGAGTTTTTTCCAGCTGATCTTATCTTACTTTCATCGAGTTATGTCGAAGGTACTTGCTATGTTGAAACCATGAACCTTGATGGAGAAAcgaatttgaaaattaaacaagCATTAGATTCAACTTTAAATCTTCAAGAGGACTCTAGCTTTCAAGATTTCAAGTCTTTAATAAGATGTGAAGATCCAAATGCGAATTTGTATTCGTTTATAGGCAGTTTGGAAGTTGAAGAGCAACAGTATGCTCTTTCACCTCAGCAGCTTCTGCTTCGAGATTCGAAGTTAAGAaacacatattttatatatggaGTGGTTATTTTCACCGGTTATGACACTAAGGTTATGCAAAATTCAACACCACCACCTTCCAAGAGAAGCAAAATCGAGAAGAGGACCGACAAAGTTATCTATCTCTTGTTCATCATGTTGGTTTTAATGTCTTTTATTGGGTCAATTTTCTTTGGAATTGCAACAAGTAAAGATATTGAAAATGGGAAGACGAAAAGATGGTATCTTAGACCAGATGACACTACTGTTTATTATGATCCAAAGAAAGCACCAGAAGCGGCTATATTGCATTTTCTGACAGCTCTTATGTTGTACAGCTATCTAATTCCTATTTCCTTGTATGTCTCCATAGAAGTTGTTAAAGTTCTTCAGAGCATTTTCATCAACCAAGATTTGCATATGTACTATGAGGAAGGCGATAAGCCTGCAAGAGCTCGCACCTCAAATTTGAATGAAGAACTCGGCCAAGTTGACACTATCCTTTCGGATAAAACAGGAACATTGACATGCAACTCAATGGAATTTATCAAGTGTTCTGTGGCTGGGATTTCCTATGGCCGTGGCGTAACTGAAGTTGAGAAAGCTATGGCAACGAGAAAGGGGTCTCCATTACTTTACGATGATGAGATAGAAACTGAAACGAAAGTTTCCGTGAAAGGGTATAATTTTGTGGATGAAAGAATTAGTGATGGTCATTGGGTAAATGAAGCTAATGCAAGTGTAATCCAGAAGTTCCTTAGATTACTGGCTGCCTGCCACACTGCAATACCTGAAATTGATGAAGAAACTGGAAAAATGTCATATGAAGCTGAGTCGCCCGATGAGGCAGCTTTTGTTGTTGCAGCTAGAGAACTTGGATTTGAATTCTATGAAAGAACACAAACAGGCATCACATTGCATGAGTTGGATCTAGCAACTAACAGCAAAGTCGTAAG ATACTATCAACTTTTGAATATTATCGAGTTTACGAGCTCTAGAAAGAGGATGTCTGTGATTGTAAGAAGTGAAGAGGGGAAGCTGCTACTATTTTGTAAAGGTGCTGACAG TGTCATGTTTGAGAGACTTGCAAAGCATGGAAGAGAGTTTGAAGAGAAAACTAAAGAGCACATTAATGGGTATGCTGATGCTGGTCTGAGGACTTTGGTTCTCGCATATCGCGAGCTTGATGAAGAAGAGTATAATAAGTTCAATCAGAAGTTTACCGAAGCCAAGAACTTAATAAGTGCAGATCGTGAGGAAGTGATTGAGGAAGTAGCTGCCGGAATTGAGAGGGATTTTAATCTTCTTGGTGCTACTGCTGTTGAGGACAAGCTTCAACAAGGG GTTCCTGAATGCATTGACAAGCTTGCACAAGCTGGCATTAAAATATGGGTTTTGACCGGTGATAAGATGGAGACTGCTATTAATATTGG TTTCGCCTGTAGTTTGCTTCGGCCAGGAATGAAACAAATAACAATCAGCTCAGAGACTTCAGAAATCAAAAACCTCCAGAAAATGGAGGACAAGGATGCTGCTGCTAAG GCTTTCAAGGAAAGCGTCTTGCGACAAATAAATGAGGGGAAGGCAATTCTGAGTTCATCAAGTGAAAATCTTGAGGCATTGGCGTTGATCATTGACGGGAATTCACTTGTTTATGCTCTTGAGAGTGATATCCAGAATGAATTTCTAGAGCTTGCCACCGGATGTGCATCTGTCATATGCTGCCGTTCATCTCCTAAACAAAAGGCTCTT GTGACAAGATTAGTTAAGACAAGAGCAGGTAGTACAACATTAGCAATTGGTGATGGGGCAAATGATGTTGGTATGCTTCAGGAAGCAGATATTGGCGTCGGGATCAGTGGGGTTGAAGGAATGCAGGCAA TCATGTCAAGTGACTTTGCAATTGCACAATTCCGATATTTGGAGCGCCTGCTACTCGTTCATGGGCATTGGTGTTACAGAAGGATATCATCAATG ATATGCTATTTCTTTTACAAGAACATTGCGTTTGGCTTCACTCTCTTCTTTTACGAGGCATACGCATCATTCTCGGGTCAAGCTGTATACAATGATTGGTATCTGTCTCTTTACAATGTCTTCTTCACATCTCTTCCTGTGATCGCGTTGGGAGTATTTGATCAGGATGTTTCTGCTCGATATTGCCTGAAG TTCCCACTATTATACCAAGAAGGAGTTCAGAATGTCCTGTTTCACTGGCAGCGAATCTTTGGCTGGGCATTTAATGGTATTTTAAGTGCTACCATAATCTTTTTCTTCTGCATTTCTGCAATGGAGAATCAAGCTTTTTACAAAGGCGGGAAAGTTGCCGATATAGAGATCCTCGGGGCGACCATGTACACATGCGTAGTTTGCGTAGTCAACTGCCAAATGGCATTATCCATCAATTACTTCACGTATATACAACATCTCTTCATCTGGGGTGGGATTTTGTTCTGGTATCTATTCCTCATGGCTTATGGAGCTACGGATCCTTCCATATCGACTACTGCCTATAAGATCTTCATCGAAGCCTGTGCACCCGCCCCGTCCTACTGGCTAATCACATTTTTTGTGCTGATCTCTACACTCCTCCCGTATTTTGCTTACTCAGCCATCCAAATGCGGTTCTTTCCAATATATCATCAGATGATACTATGGTTAAGAAATGATGGGCATACAGAAGACCCTGAATACTGTAATGTGATACGGCAGAGATCTTTACGGCATACAACAGTTGGTTATACTGCCCGTTTTTCAAAACGCGAGCGACTTTAA
- the LOC126686226 gene encoding probable calcium-binding protein CML15 — MAAMAAIRVEQLRDIFDRFDMDSDGSLTVLELAALLRSLGLKPSGDQIHVLLANMDSNGNGSIEFDELVSAILPDMSEEIFVNQEQLLDIFQLFDRDGNGYISSAELAGSMAKMGQPLTYKELREMMKEADTDGDGVISFHEFTSVMAKSTMEFLGLTFS, encoded by the coding sequence ATGGCAGCAATGGCAGCAATAAGAGTGGAACAATTAAGAGACATATTCGATCGTTTCGACATGGATTCCGATGGGAGCCTCACCGTTTTAGAACTCGCAGCATTGTTAAGATCATTAGGGCTCAAGCCTTCAGGTGATCAAATTCATGTCCTATTAGCAAACATGGATTCAAATGGAAATGGATCAATAGAATTTGATGAATTGGTTAGCGCAATATTACCCGATATGAGCGAAGAAATTTTCGTAAATCAGGAACAACTTCTAGACATATTTCAATTGTTTGATCGTGACGGTAACGGGTACATTAGCTCCGCGGAGCTAGCGGGATCAATGGCTAAAATGGGACAACCGTTAACGTATAAAGAGCTTCGAGAGATGATGAAAGAAGCAGATACAGATGGTGATGGTGTCATTAGTTTTCATGAATTTACTTCTGTAATGGCAAAGTCAACCATGGAATTCTTAGGCTTGACTTTTTCTTGA
- the LOC126686227 gene encoding uncharacterized protein LOC126686227, translating to MASVITSLPGQQPPAMAGQIEQQPSNYIPQAVSSTSGANWHSSSGSIGPFFGVISVLVVLAILSCILGRVCSRRVEAAAAGVRPSETAATRRGYFGWMKRKSRWCRGGDVEVGAKVVALGHHEKQHCKANAETEQQHSQP from the coding sequence ATGGCATCTGTAATCACATCATTGCCAGGTCAGCAACCGCCGGCGATGGCCGGACAGATTGAACAACAACCGAGTAACTATATCCCACAGGCAGTTTCATCAACTAGTGGCGCAAATTGGCATTCTTCATCAGGATCTATTGGGCCATTCTTTGGAGTTATTTCTGTTCTTGTGGTTCTTGCAATTCTTTCTTGCATTCTGGGTAGAGTATGCAGTCGCAGAGTAGAGGCTGCAGCCGCCGGAGTACGGCCATCAGAGACGGCGGCGACGCGTAGAGGGTATTTCGGGTGGATGAAGAGGAAAAGCCGGTGGTGTAGAGGCGGAGATGTTGAGGTTGGAGCTAAAGTTGTTGCTCTTGGTCATCATGAAAAACAACATTGTAAGGCTAATGCTGAGACTGAACAGCAACACTCTCAACCTTAA
- the LOC126653541 gene encoding ethylene-responsive transcription factor ERN3-like, which translates to MESSKIPSQNPIPNPIPNQEKTMENGKKKKPINGRKYLGVRQRPSGRWVAEIKDSSQKLRLWLGTFDSAEEAAFTYDSAARLLRGRNAKTNFPCENHGNTATKTTTMMKNNNNNTHQENYKLFGKNPRLCQLLQHAVLKNHGRSLLQSSHNNTSSLTDQRLFNFDSLVEDTIICSSSSSEDRDHEDGGNNKICELSFGSCKVYSSVVVAPSFSSSLCQVEENNCKEV; encoded by the coding sequence ATGGAGAGCTCCAAAATTCCATCTCAAAACCCTATTCCAAATCCAATACCTAATCAAGAAAAAACCATGGAAAatggaaagaagaagaaacccATCAATGGAAGAAAATATCTTGGAGTAAGGCAGAGACCTTCAGGAAGATGGGTAGCTGAAATCAAAGATTCTTCACAAAAACTAAGGCTATGGTTAGGTACTTTTGATTCAGCTGAAGAAGCTGCTTTCACTTATGATAGTGCAGCTAGGTTACTTAGAGGGAGAAATGCAAAAACTAATTTTCCTTGCGAAAATCATGGAAACACGGCGACGAAGACGACGACGATGAtgaagaataataataataatacccACCAAGAAAATTACAAGTTATTTGGGAAAAACCCTAGATTATGTCAACTTCTTCAGCATGCAGTATTGAAGAACCATGGAAGATCATTATTACAATCTAGTCATAATAATACAAGTTCTTTAACGGATCAAAGGTTATTCAATTTCGATTCGCTTGTTGAAGATACTATaatttgttcttcttcttcttcagaaGATCGTGATCATGAAGATGGTGGTAACAATAAGATTTGTGAATTATCATTTGGTAGCTGTAAGGTTTATTCTTCTGTGGTTGTAGCTCCTTCTTTTAGTTCTTCTTTATGTCAAGTAGAAGAAAATAATTGCAAAGAGGTTTAG